The Myotis daubentonii chromosome 19, mMyoDau2.1, whole genome shotgun sequence genome window below encodes:
- the ZDHHC8 gene encoding palmitoyltransferase ZDHHC8 isoform X2: MPRSPGTRLKPAKYIPVATAAALLVGSSTLFFVFTCPWLTRAVSPAVPVYNGIIFLFVLANFSMATFMDPGVFPRADEDEDKEDDFRAPLYKNVDVRGIQVRMKWCATCHFYRPPRCSHCSVCDNCVEDFDHHCPWVNNCIGRRNYRYFFLFLLSLSAHMVGVVAFGLVYVLNHAEGLGAAHTTITMAVMCVAGLFFIPVIGLTGFHVVLVTRGRTTNEQVTGKFRGGVNPFTRGCYGNVEHVLCSPLAPRYVVEPPRLPLAARLKPPFLRPELLDRAPPLKVKLSDNGLKAGLGRSKSKGSLDRLDEKPLDLGPPLPPKSEAGSFGGDRQTPRPGSAESALSAQRTSPPTPAMYKFRPAFPTGPKAPFCGPSEQVSGADSLTLGEDSLHSLDFTSEPSLDLPDYPPGGLHTTYSPSPPLSAADTFSGALRSLSLKAAGRRGGDHVALQPLRSEGGPPTPHRSIFAPHALPNRNGSLSYDSLLNPASPGGHACPAHPSAGVASYRSPYLHPGAAGDPPRPPPRSFSPVLGPRPREPSPVRYDNLSRTIMASIQERKDREERERLLRSQADSLFGDSGVYDAPSSYSLQQASMLSEGPRGPVLRYGSRDDLVAGPGFGGARNPALQTSMSSLSSTVSRAPRTSSSSLQADLVNNNAPGPRPGSGPHRSPLRQGPASPPSTPRSPSYMGPKAVAFMHSDLPEPPPSLAVQRGRIGTYSHGWGRRGLPRVPPGLHLCRLGLPEDRPLLQVPWSPAAGVLPRGAVCRLHMAASSLFPRLSGPARDTK, translated from the exons ATGCCCCGCAGCCCCGGGACGCGCCTCAAACCCGCCAAGTACATCCCCGTGGCCACCGCCGCCGCGCTGCTGGTCGGCTCCAGCACCCTGTTCTTCGTGTTCAC GTGCCCGTGGTTGACACGTGCTGTGTCCCCAGCCGTTCCCGTCTACAATGGCATCATCTTCCTCTTCGTCCTGGCCAACTTCAGCATGGCCACCTTCATGGACCCTGGCGTCTTCCCCCGAG CGGATGAGGACGAGGATAAGGAGGACGACTTCCGGGCCCCGCTCTACAAGAACGTGGATGTGCGGGGCATCCAGGTCCGTATGAAGTGGTGTGCCACCTGCCACTTCTACCGCCCACCGCGCTGCTCCCACTGCAGCGTCTGCGACAACTGCGTAGAG GACTTCGACCACCACTGCCCCTGGGTCAACAACTGCATCGGGCGCCGCAACTACCGCTACTTCTTCCTGTTCCTGCTGTCCCTCAGCGCCCACATGGTGGGCGTCGTCGCCTTCGGCCTGGTCTACGTGCTGAACCACGccgaggggctgggagctgcccaCACCACCATCAC CATGGCTGTCATGTGTGTGGCCGGCCTCTTCTTCATCCCTGTCATCGGCCTCACCGGCTTCCACGTGGTGCTGGTCACTCGGGGGCGCACTACCAATGAGCAG GTGACGGGGAAGTTTCGTGGGGGCGTGAATCCTTTCACCCGCGGCTGCTATGGGAACGTGGAGCACGTGCTGTGCAGCCCCCTGGCTCCCCG GTATGTGGTGGAGCCGCCCCGGCTGCCGCTGGCTGCTCGCCTGAAGCCGCCCTTCCTTCGGCCCGAACTCCTGGATCGAGCTCCTCCGCTCAAGGTCAAGCTTAGTGACAACGGGCTGAAGGCTGGCCTGGGCCGAAGCAAG TCCAAGGGCAGCCTGGACCGGCTGGATGAGAAGCCACTGGACCTGGGGCCGCCACTGCCCCCCAAGTCGGAGGCTGGCTCATTTGGCGGTGACCGGCAGACCCCACGCCCAGGCAGTGCTG AGAGCGCCCTGTCGGCCCAGAGGACCAGCCCCCCGACACCCGCCATGTACAAGTTCCGGCCTGCCTTTCCCACAGGCCCCAAAGCGCCTTTCTGTGGCCCAAGCGAGCAG GTCTCAGGCGCCGACTCGCTGACTCTGGGGGAGGACAGCCTCCACAGCCTGGACTTCACGTCTGAGCCCAGCCTGGACCTCCCTGACTACCCCCCTGGTGGTCTGCACACCACCTACTCGCCTTCCCCTCCGCTCAGCGCTGCCGACACCTTCTCAGGGGCCTTGCGATCCCTGAGCCTCAAGGCGgcaggccggcggggcggggacCATGTGGCCCTCCAGCCCCTGCGCTCTGAGGGTGGGCCCCCGACACCCCATCGCAGCATCTTCGCCCCCCACGCGCTGCCCAACCGTAACGGCAGCCTGTCCTACGACAGCCTGCTCAACCCCGCCTCGCCCGGTGGCCACGCGTGCCCCGCCCACCCCTCAGCCGGCGTGGCCAGCTACCGCTCGCCCTACCTGCACCCTGGGGCTGCGGGTGACCCACCGCGGCCCCCGCCCCGCAGCTTCAGCCCCGTGTTGGGCCCCCGGCCCAGGGAGCCCTCGCCTGTGCGCTACGACAACCTGTCCAGGACCATCATGGCCTCCATCCAGGAGCGCAAGGATCGGGAGGAGCGGGAGCGGCTGCTGCGCTCTCAGGCCGACTCGCTCTTTGGCGACTCGGGCGTCTACGACGCGCCCAGCTCCTACAGCCTGCAGCAGGCCAGCATGCTGTCGGAGGGCCCCCGGGGCCCTGTGCTGCGCTACGGCTCCAGAGATGACCTGGTGGCCGGACCGGGCTTCGGAGGCGCCCGCAACCCCGCCCTGCAGACGTCCATGTCCTCACTGTCCAGCACAGTGAGCCGGGCGCCGaggacctcctcctcctccctgcaggcaGACCTGGTCAACAACAACGCCccggggccccggccagggagcgGCCCCCACAGGTCTCCCCTGCGCCagggccccgcctccccgcccagcACTCCCCGCTCGCCCTCCTACATGGGCCCCAAAGCCGTTGCCTTCATGCACTCGGACCTCCCGGAACCACCGCCCTCGCTGGCTGTGCAGAG GGGGCGGATCGGCACTTATAGCCATGGATGGGGGCGTCGTGGCCTGCCCAGGGTGCCCCCCGGCCTGCACCTGTGCCGCCTCGGCCTCCCTGAGGACCGCCCACTGCTGCAGGTCCCCTGGAGCCCAGCTGCTGGGGTGCTTCCCCGAGGAGCTGTGTGCCGCCTGCACATGGCTGCCTCCAGCCTTTTCCCCCGCCTCTCGGGGCCTGCGCGGGACACCAAGTAG
- the CCDC188 gene encoding coiled-coil domain-containing protein 188 — protein MEGPKTLGPYGHSHPQCSQPSTSSSHGGCLEPPCQGFVRWPCLVPLSSTHSVESSGTFPAPGPGGGGPSVGSEGPGGFIASEEGEMQRQRPRDPAGARPGQMEAGLAWGWSLHSGREQGSSRQEGAPSSGPRSFPCQHLSPGAGTPASPRPASSQLQSGPLGPAEQSFLQLEQENQKLKRQNQDLREQLGALLGPGQQFLPLCPEHSSCTALTWPHEQAGTRPLEDHRAPLQVLRRELCRGEESFVQQSQNELQQIRLSFERKKMAITEVWDGVAEVHMALNNQATGLQNLKKDIRGVLDQMEDIQLEILGDRAQCRTQARKDLCISKALPQLGCSEGFKGQLWLLALRLLLGALLACTAAYVYVVDPTPFEGLVPPLLSRAAVWKLRALLGPFLRLEVDDFLPF, from the exons ATGGAGGGACCGAAAACCCTGGGACCCtatggccactcccacccccaatgCTCCCAACCCTCAACTTCAAGCAGCCACGGAGGATGCCtcgagccaccctgccaggggtTTGTGAGGTGGCCCTGCCTagtgcctctcagctccactcaCTCAGTGGAGTCTTCCGGAACTTTCCCAGCCCcggggccagggggcggggggcccagCGTAGGCAGTGAAGGACCTGGGGGCTTTATCGCAAGTGAAGAGGgagagatgcagaggcagagaCCACGAGACCCAGCAGGGGCGAGGCCAGGACAGATGGAGGCAGGGCTGGCGTGGGGCTGGTCCCTGCACTCGGGAAGGGAGCAGGGGTCatccaggcaggagggagcccccAGCTCAGGGCCCAGATCCTTCCCGTGCCAGCACCTGTCCCCGGGGGCAGGGACCCCagcctcacccaggccagcctcctcccagctccagaGCGGGCCCCTGGGGCCTGCCGAACAGTCCTTCCTACAGTTGGAGCAGGAGAACCAGAAGCTG aaaAGACAGAACCAGGACCTTCGAGAGCAGCTGGGGGCCCTCCTGGGACCGGGACAGCAGTTCCTGCCGCTGTGCCCGGAGCACTCGAGTtgcacagccctgacctgg CCCCATGAGCAGGCTGGCACCAGGCCCCTGGAGGACCACAGGGCACCTTTGCAGGTGCTGCGGCGGGAGCTGTGCCGGGGCGAGGAGTCCTTCGTGCAGCAGTCCCAG AATGAGCTGCAGCAGATCCGACTGTCCTTTGAGAGGAAGAAGATGGCCATTACCGAg GTATGGGATGGTGTGGCCGAGGTACACATGGCCCTGAACAACCAGGCCACCGGGCTCCAG AACCTCAAGAAGGATATCCGGGGCGTGCTAGACCAGATGGAAGACATTCAGCTGGAGATTCTGGG GGATCGCGCCCAGTGCCGCACCCAGGCAAGAAAGGACCTGTGCATATCA AAGGCGCTGCCACAGCTGGGATGCTCCGAGGGCTTCAAAGGCCAGCTCTG gctgctggccctgaggctgctgctgggcgccctgctggcctgcaccGCCGCCTACGTGTACGTGGTGGACCCCACACCCTTCGAGGGGCTGGTGCCGCCCCTGCTGAGCCGCGCTGCAGTCTGGAAGCTCCGGGCCCTGCTGGGCCCATTCCTGCGCCTGGAGGTGGACGACTTCCTGCCCTTCTAG
- the ZDHHC8 gene encoding palmitoyltransferase ZDHHC8 isoform X1, with amino-acid sequence MPRSPGTRLKPAKYIPVATAAALLVGSSTLFFVFTCPWLTRAVSPAVPVYNGIIFLFVLANFSMATFMDPGVFPRADEDEDKEDDFRAPLYKNVDVRGIQVRMKWCATCHFYRPPRCSHCSVCDNCVEDFDHHCPWVNNCIGRRNYRYFFLFLLSLSAHMVGVVAFGLVYVLNHAEGLGAAHTTITMAVMCVAGLFFIPVIGLTGFHVVLVTRGRTTNEQVTGKFRGGVNPFTRGCYGNVEHVLCSPLAPRYVVEPPRLPLAARLKPPFLRPELLDRAPPLKVKLSDNGLKAGLGRSKSKGSLDRLDEKPLDLGPPLPPKSEAGSFGGDRQTPRPGSAESALSAQRTSPPTPAMYKFRPAFPTGPKAPFCGPSEQVSGADSLTLGEDSLHSLDFTSEPSLDLPDYPPGGLHTTYSPSPPLSAADTFSGALRSLSLKAAGRRGGDHVALQPLRSEGGPPTPHRSIFAPHALPNRNGSLSYDSLLNPASPGGHACPAHPSAGVASYRSPYLHPGAAGDPPRPPPRSFSPVLGPRPREPSPVRYDNLSRTIMASIQERKDREERERLLRSQADSLFGDSGVYDAPSSYSLQQASMLSEGPRGPVLRYGSRDDLVAGPGFGGARNPALQTSMSSLSSTVSRAPRTSSSSLQADLVNNNAPGPRPGSGPHRSPLRQGPASPPSTPRSPSYMGPKAVAFMHSDLPEPPPSLAVQRDHPQLKNPPSKLNGQSPGLARLGPAAGPPGPSTSPARHTLVKKVSGVGGTTYEISV; translated from the exons ATGCCCCGCAGCCCCGGGACGCGCCTCAAACCCGCCAAGTACATCCCCGTGGCCACCGCCGCCGCGCTGCTGGTCGGCTCCAGCACCCTGTTCTTCGTGTTCAC GTGCCCGTGGTTGACACGTGCTGTGTCCCCAGCCGTTCCCGTCTACAATGGCATCATCTTCCTCTTCGTCCTGGCCAACTTCAGCATGGCCACCTTCATGGACCCTGGCGTCTTCCCCCGAG CGGATGAGGACGAGGATAAGGAGGACGACTTCCGGGCCCCGCTCTACAAGAACGTGGATGTGCGGGGCATCCAGGTCCGTATGAAGTGGTGTGCCACCTGCCACTTCTACCGCCCACCGCGCTGCTCCCACTGCAGCGTCTGCGACAACTGCGTAGAG GACTTCGACCACCACTGCCCCTGGGTCAACAACTGCATCGGGCGCCGCAACTACCGCTACTTCTTCCTGTTCCTGCTGTCCCTCAGCGCCCACATGGTGGGCGTCGTCGCCTTCGGCCTGGTCTACGTGCTGAACCACGccgaggggctgggagctgcccaCACCACCATCAC CATGGCTGTCATGTGTGTGGCCGGCCTCTTCTTCATCCCTGTCATCGGCCTCACCGGCTTCCACGTGGTGCTGGTCACTCGGGGGCGCACTACCAATGAGCAG GTGACGGGGAAGTTTCGTGGGGGCGTGAATCCTTTCACCCGCGGCTGCTATGGGAACGTGGAGCACGTGCTGTGCAGCCCCCTGGCTCCCCG GTATGTGGTGGAGCCGCCCCGGCTGCCGCTGGCTGCTCGCCTGAAGCCGCCCTTCCTTCGGCCCGAACTCCTGGATCGAGCTCCTCCGCTCAAGGTCAAGCTTAGTGACAACGGGCTGAAGGCTGGCCTGGGCCGAAGCAAG TCCAAGGGCAGCCTGGACCGGCTGGATGAGAAGCCACTGGACCTGGGGCCGCCACTGCCCCCCAAGTCGGAGGCTGGCTCATTTGGCGGTGACCGGCAGACCCCACGCCCAGGCAGTGCTG AGAGCGCCCTGTCGGCCCAGAGGACCAGCCCCCCGACACCCGCCATGTACAAGTTCCGGCCTGCCTTTCCCACAGGCCCCAAAGCGCCTTTCTGTGGCCCAAGCGAGCAG GTCTCAGGCGCCGACTCGCTGACTCTGGGGGAGGACAGCCTCCACAGCCTGGACTTCACGTCTGAGCCCAGCCTGGACCTCCCTGACTACCCCCCTGGTGGTCTGCACACCACCTACTCGCCTTCCCCTCCGCTCAGCGCTGCCGACACCTTCTCAGGGGCCTTGCGATCCCTGAGCCTCAAGGCGgcaggccggcggggcggggacCATGTGGCCCTCCAGCCCCTGCGCTCTGAGGGTGGGCCCCCGACACCCCATCGCAGCATCTTCGCCCCCCACGCGCTGCCCAACCGTAACGGCAGCCTGTCCTACGACAGCCTGCTCAACCCCGCCTCGCCCGGTGGCCACGCGTGCCCCGCCCACCCCTCAGCCGGCGTGGCCAGCTACCGCTCGCCCTACCTGCACCCTGGGGCTGCGGGTGACCCACCGCGGCCCCCGCCCCGCAGCTTCAGCCCCGTGTTGGGCCCCCGGCCCAGGGAGCCCTCGCCTGTGCGCTACGACAACCTGTCCAGGACCATCATGGCCTCCATCCAGGAGCGCAAGGATCGGGAGGAGCGGGAGCGGCTGCTGCGCTCTCAGGCCGACTCGCTCTTTGGCGACTCGGGCGTCTACGACGCGCCCAGCTCCTACAGCCTGCAGCAGGCCAGCATGCTGTCGGAGGGCCCCCGGGGCCCTGTGCTGCGCTACGGCTCCAGAGATGACCTGGTGGCCGGACCGGGCTTCGGAGGCGCCCGCAACCCCGCCCTGCAGACGTCCATGTCCTCACTGTCCAGCACAGTGAGCCGGGCGCCGaggacctcctcctcctccctgcaggcaGACCTGGTCAACAACAACGCCccggggccccggccagggagcgGCCCCCACAGGTCTCCCCTGCGCCagggccccgcctccccgcccagcACTCCCCGCTCGCCCTCCTACATGGGCCCCAAAGCCGTTGCCTTCATGCACTCGGACCTCCCGGAACCACCGCCCTCGCTGGCTGTGCAGAG GGACCACCCTCAGCTGAAGAACCCCCCAAGTAAGCTTAACGGGCAGTCCCCGGGCCTGGCCCGCCTGGGACCTGCCGCCGGCCCCCCAGGGCCCTCCACCAGCCCCGCCCGGCACACACTCGTTAAGAAGGTGTCTGGCGTGGGTGGGACCACGTACGAGATCTCCGTGTGA